The Deltaproteobacteria bacterium region GGGGCGCCTGGTGACGATCGCGGAGATCGCGCGGAGCTATCGGATCTCGAAGGCGCATCTCACCAAGGTCGTCCACCAGCTCGGGCGGAGTGGCTACGTCGAGACCGTCCGGGGCCGGGGCGGAGGGCTGCGGCTGGCGCGGCGGCCCGAGGAGATCGGGGTCGGCGAGGTGGTGCGCGTGACCGAAGGCAGCCTGGCCCTCGTCGAGTGCTTCGAACCGGGCGGCGACTGCCCGATCATGTCCGCGTGCGGACTGCAGCCGGTGCTGGACGAGGCGCTCGCCGCGTTCCTGGGCGTGCTCGACGGCTACACGCTGGAGGACCTGGTCGCGCGGCGGCGCGCGCCGCTCGCGCGGCTGCTGGAGGCTTC contains the following coding sequences:
- a CDS encoding Rrf2 family transcriptional regulator — protein: MQMTRYSDYSFRVLIYLALAPGRLVTIAEIARSYRISKAHLTKVVHQLGRSGYVETVRGRGGGLRLARRPEEIGVGEVVRVTEGSLALVECFEPGGDCPIMSACGLQPVLDEALAAFLGVLDGYTLEDLVARRRAPLARLLEAS